The following are encoded together in the Streptomyces sp. NBC_01465 genome:
- a CDS encoding glycoside hydrolase family 3 protein encodes MTTIASSTDTLTRDALAVLQPGFVGTTAPEWLLRQIREGLSSVGLFGRNIESPEQLAALTQQLRAERDDILVAIDEEGGDVTRLEVRNGSSFPGNLALGAVDDPDLTRAVAHELGRRLAACGVNLNWAPSADVNSNADNPVIGVRSFGADPALVARHTAAYVEGLEAAGVAACTKHFPGHGDTAVDSHHAMPRIDADMETLHARELVPFRAAIAAGTKSVMSAHILLPALDAEHPATLSPRILTGLLRRELGYEGLIVTDGMEMQAIAAVYGIERGSVLAIAAGADAICVGGGLADEETVLSLRDALVAAVRSGELPAERLADAAARVRALAAWTQQSRETSEPGAAVQEGTAPGNENEIGLVAARRALKVTVNEGHTPLSSAPYVAAFTPVANIAVGDETPWGIAAELAELLPGTATGTYGADTTAEAVLAAADGRRIVAVVRDEHRHPWMAAALDALIAARPDTVVVEMGVPQATPRGALHIATHGAARVCGRAAAEVVAS; translated from the coding sequence ATCGCCCGAGCAACTGGCCGCGCTCACCCAGCAGTTGCGCGCCGAGCGGGACGACATCCTCGTCGCCATCGACGAGGAGGGCGGCGACGTCACGCGCCTGGAGGTCCGTAACGGCTCCTCCTTCCCGGGCAATCTCGCCCTCGGCGCCGTTGACGACCCCGACCTGACCCGGGCCGTCGCCCACGAGCTCGGCCGCCGCCTCGCCGCGTGCGGGGTGAACCTCAACTGGGCGCCGTCCGCGGACGTCAACTCCAACGCGGACAACCCGGTCATCGGCGTACGGTCCTTCGGCGCCGACCCCGCCCTGGTCGCCCGGCACACGGCCGCGTACGTCGAAGGCCTGGAGGCCGCCGGCGTCGCCGCCTGCACCAAGCACTTCCCGGGCCACGGCGACACCGCCGTCGACAGCCACCACGCGATGCCCCGCATCGACGCGGACATGGAGACCCTGCACGCCCGCGAACTCGTCCCGTTCCGGGCCGCGATCGCCGCAGGGACCAAGTCCGTGATGAGCGCGCACATCCTGCTGCCCGCGCTCGACGCCGAGCACCCGGCCACGCTCAGCCCGCGCATCCTCACCGGACTGCTCAGGCGCGAGCTCGGCTACGAGGGGCTCATCGTCACCGACGGCATGGAGATGCAGGCCATCGCCGCCGTGTACGGCATCGAGCGCGGATCGGTGCTGGCCATCGCGGCCGGCGCCGACGCCATCTGCGTCGGCGGCGGGCTCGCCGACGAGGAGACGGTCCTCTCGCTGCGGGATGCGCTCGTCGCAGCCGTCCGCAGCGGTGAACTTCCCGCAGAGCGGCTGGCCGACGCCGCCGCACGGGTCCGCGCGCTCGCCGCGTGGACCCAGCAGAGCAGGGAGACATCGGAGCCGGGCGCGGCAGTGCAGGAGGGGACCGCGCCCGGCAACGAGAACGAGATCGGCCTGGTCGCCGCCCGCCGCGCGCTGAAGGTGACCGTCAACGAAGGCCACACGCCGCTGAGTTCGGCTCCGTACGTCGCCGCCTTCACGCCCGTCGCCAACATCGCCGTCGGCGACGAGACCCCCTGGGGCATCGCCGCCGAACTGGCCGAGCTGCTGCCGGGCACCGCGACCGGGACGTACGGCGCGGACACCACGGCGGAGGCGGTCCTGGCCGCAGCGGACGGGCGCCGCATCGTCGCCGTCGTACGCGACGAGCACCGCCACCCCTGGATGGCCGCCGCACTGGACGCACTGATCGCCGCCCGGCCGGACACGGTCGTGGTCGAGATGGGCGTACCGCAGGCAACCCCGCGCGGCGCCCTGCACATCGCCACGCACGGCGCGGCACGCGTCTGCGGGCGGGCGGCGGCGGAGGTCGTCGCTTCTTAG
- the nagB gene encoding glucosamine-6-phosphate deaminase has protein sequence MEVVIVPDAKAGGELIAEAMASLIRRKPDALLGVATGSTPLPIYEALAAKVASGAVDASTARICQLDEYVGLPQGHPESYRSVVLREVVDPLGLTPSSFMGPDGSAEDVQAACEVYDKALADAGGVDLQLLGIGTDGHIGFNEPCSSLSSRTRIKTLTNQTRVDNARFFDNDIDQVPHHVITQGIGTILEARHLVLLATGEGKADAVAATVEGPLSALVPASALQLHRHATVVVDEAAASKLKLAEYFRATFAAKPSWQGL, from the coding sequence GTGGAAGTTGTCATCGTCCCGGACGCCAAGGCAGGCGGCGAACTCATCGCGGAGGCCATGGCCTCGCTGATCCGCCGCAAGCCCGATGCTCTGCTCGGCGTTGCGACCGGCTCTACCCCGCTGCCCATCTACGAGGCCCTGGCCGCCAAGGTCGCCTCCGGCGCCGTGGACGCCTCGACGGCGCGGATCTGCCAGCTCGACGAGTACGTCGGGCTGCCGCAGGGCCACCCCGAGTCGTACCGCTCCGTCGTCCTGCGCGAGGTCGTCGACCCGCTCGGTCTCACCCCGTCCTCCTTCATGGGCCCCGACGGCTCGGCCGAGGACGTCCAGGCTGCTTGCGAGGTGTACGACAAGGCCCTCGCGGACGCGGGCGGCGTCGACCTGCAGCTGCTCGGCATCGGCACGGACGGGCACATCGGCTTCAACGAGCCGTGCTCCTCGCTCTCCTCCCGCACCCGGATCAAGACGCTGACGAACCAGACGCGCGTCGACAACGCGCGCTTCTTCGACAACGACATCGACCAGGTCCCCCACCACGTCATCACCCAGGGCATCGGCACCATCCTGGAGGCCCGCCACCTGGTGCTCCTCGCCACCGGCGAGGGCAAGGCGGACGCGGTCGCGGCGACGGTCGAGGGGCCGCTGTCGGCTCTCGTACCGGCATCGGCGCTGCAGTTGCACCGGCACGCGACGGTCGTCGTGGACGAGGCGGCGGCGTCCAAGCTGAAGCTGGCCGAGTACTTCCGCGCGACGTTCGCGGCGAAGCCGAGCTGGCAGGGCCTGTAG
- a CDS encoding SIS domain-containing protein → MSEQPGRIMSAEIAEQPAVLRRILDQGAPRIRETADAIAARHPRFVLLTARGTSDNAALYAKYLLEIKLGLPCGLTSMSTTTAYGARPDLRDVLVVVVSQSGGSPDLVASTRAAREAGAITLAVTNNADSPLAAVSEYHIDILAGPEKALPATKTYTASLLSLYLFAEGLRGSDGAAARNLPELAEAVLARQDEIRLLAARYRFAGRMVITSRGYGYPTAKEAALKMMETSYIPALSYSGADLLHGPLAMVDNVSPVIAVVTDGSGGDALQPVLDRLRGRGADLVVIGPKYQVDAASAGFVLPTDGVPEELQPLLEILPLQLLAYEVTIARGQDPDAPRALAKVTETR, encoded by the coding sequence ATGTCCGAGCAGCCTGGCAGGATCATGTCCGCGGAGATCGCGGAGCAGCCGGCGGTGCTGCGGCGGATCCTGGACCAGGGAGCGCCGAGGATCCGCGAGACCGCGGACGCCATCGCGGCCCGGCACCCGCGCTTCGTGCTGCTGACCGCGCGCGGCACCTCGGACAACGCGGCGCTCTACGCGAAGTACCTGCTGGAGATCAAGCTCGGCCTGCCCTGCGGGCTGACCTCCATGTCGACGACGACGGCGTACGGCGCCCGGCCCGACCTGCGCGACGTCCTGGTCGTGGTCGTCAGCCAGTCCGGCGGCTCGCCCGACCTGGTCGCCTCCACCCGGGCCGCGCGCGAGGCCGGTGCGATCACGCTCGCCGTCACGAACAACGCGGACTCGCCGCTGGCGGCGGTCTCCGAGTACCACATCGACATCCTGGCGGGCCCGGAGAAGGCGCTGCCCGCCACCAAGACGTACACCGCGTCCCTGCTCTCCCTCTACCTCTTCGCCGAGGGGCTGCGCGGCAGCGACGGGGCCGCCGCCCGCAATCTGCCCGAGCTGGCCGAGGCGGTCCTGGCCCGCCAGGACGAGATACGGCTGCTCGCCGCCCGCTACCGCTTCGCCGGCCGGATGGTGATCACTTCGCGCGGTTACGGCTATCCGACCGCCAAGGAGGCCGCGCTCAAGATGATGGAGACGAGCTACATCCCCGCGCTCTCCTACTCGGGCGCGGACCTGCTCCACGGCCCGCTCGCCATGGTCGACAACGTCTCGCCGGTCATCGCGGTCGTCACCGACGGTTCGGGCGGCGATGCGCTCCAGCCGGTCCTCGACCGGCTGCGCGGGCGCGGCGCCGACCTGGTGGTCATCGGCCCGAAGTACCAGGTCGACGCGGCCTCCGCGGGCTTCGTCCTGCCGACGGACGGCGTCCCCGAGGAGCTCCAGCCGCTCCTTGAGATCCTCCCGCTGCAGCTCCTGGCGTACGAGGTGACGATCGCCCGCGGCCAGGACCCCGACGCACCCAGGGCCCTGGCCAAGGTCACCGAGACCCGCTGA
- a CDS encoding SDR family oxidoreductase, translating to MGTLTGRTALVTGGSRGIGRGIAERLGRDGATVAVHYGSNEAAAKETVAAIEAEGGSAFAIGQELGVPGDAAALWEAFDRRADGLDILVNNAGIGAANGFGTIEEAEYDRIFAVNTKAPFFLAQSGAERLRDGGRVINISTGLSRAALMPDTIAYAMAKGALDVFTKYLSKVVGSRGITVNTVSPGIVDTDINADWLRASDEAWEQAAAFSALGKVGTVSDIADVVAFLASDDARWVTGHWIDATGGSLA from the coding sequence ATGGGCACGCTCACGGGCAGGACGGCACTGGTCACGGGCGGCAGCCGGGGCATCGGGCGCGGAATCGCCGAGCGGCTCGGCCGCGACGGGGCGACGGTCGCCGTGCACTACGGATCCAACGAAGCCGCCGCCAAGGAGACCGTTGCGGCCATCGAGGCAGAGGGTGGATCCGCCTTCGCGATCGGCCAGGAGCTGGGCGTTCCGGGAGACGCCGCCGCCCTCTGGGAGGCCTTCGACCGGCGGGCGGACGGACTCGACATCCTGGTCAACAACGCGGGCATCGGAGCGGCGAACGGTTTCGGCACCATCGAGGAGGCCGAGTACGACCGGATCTTCGCGGTGAACACCAAGGCCCCCTTCTTCCTGGCCCAGTCCGGCGCCGAGCGGCTGCGGGACGGCGGCCGCGTCATCAACATCTCCACCGGGCTCTCGCGGGCCGCGCTGATGCCCGACACGATCGCCTACGCGATGGCCAAGGGCGCCCTGGACGTGTTCACCAAGTACCTGTCCAAGGTGGTGGGTTCACGCGGGATCACGGTCAACACGGTCTCCCCCGGCATCGTCGACACCGACATCAACGCGGACTGGCTGCGCGCGAGCGACGAGGCGTGGGAGCAGGCCGCCGCGTTCTCCGCGCTGGGCAAGGTGGGCACCGTCTCCGACATCGCGGACGTGGTCGCCTTCCTCGCCTCGGACGACGCCCGCTGGGTCACGGGGCACTGGATCGACGCGACGGGTGGCTCGCTGGCGTAA
- a CDS encoding TetR/AcrR family transcriptional regulator, whose amino-acid sequence MATKQRGRPRSFDRDAALEQATTAFWRHGYEATSIADLTRAMGIGAPSLYAAFGDKKALFDEVVQVYGEVHGAFVVVAIEEEPTAREAFARVLREAAGFFTEPGHPPGCMVISAATNCTTPEVEQDLRDMRNINIGRFEKAIRADVDRGELPADTDCGVLARYVAAVFQGMSLQARDGASGEELARVAEMAMLAWP is encoded by the coding sequence ATGGCAACGAAACAGCGCGGCCGGCCCCGCTCCTTCGACCGTGACGCAGCCCTGGAACAGGCCACGACGGCCTTCTGGCGCCACGGGTACGAGGCGACCTCCATCGCGGACCTGACCCGCGCGATGGGCATCGGGGCGCCCAGCCTGTACGCGGCCTTCGGCGACAAGAAGGCGCTGTTCGACGAGGTCGTGCAGGTCTACGGAGAGGTCCACGGGGCCTTCGTCGTCGTCGCGATCGAGGAGGAGCCCACGGCCCGCGAGGCGTTCGCACGCGTGCTGCGAGAGGCGGCGGGATTCTTCACCGAGCCCGGGCACCCGCCGGGCTGCATGGTGATCTCGGCGGCGACCAACTGCACGACGCCGGAGGTCGAGCAGGACCTGCGCGACATGCGCAACATCAACATCGGCCGCTTCGAGAAGGCGATCCGCGCGGACGTCGACCGGGGCGAACTCCCGGCGGACACGGACTGCGGAGTCCTGGCGCGCTACGTGGCGGCGGTCTTCCAGGGCATGTCCCTGCAGGCGCGGGACGGGGCGAGCGGGGAGGAGCTGGCGCGGGTGGCGGAGATGGCGATGCTCGCCTGGCCGTGA
- a CDS encoding sensor histidine kinase: MNDLVRQHTALSDTDLEWLHLLVSEWQLLSDLSFADLVLWVPTLDGTRYVSVAQMRPNTGPTSYQDDMVGHLVPRGRRPLLDAALDEGRIVREGDPEWREEVPVRVESIPVRREGRVLGVIARNTNLLTVRTPSRLELTYLQSASDLAQMIAAGSFPFPGQQVDMDASPRVGDGMIRLDADGVVQYASPNGLSAYHRLGLAHDLVGQHLGRLTAELAPSRGPVDEALEKLASGYAPRETEVEGNGGVIQLRAIPLAPKGSRIGSLVLLRDVTELRRRERELITKDATIREIHHRVKNNLQTVAALLRLQSRRMDSEQGRDALNEAVRRVGSIAIVHETLSQNLDERVEFDEIADRVIAMVAEISPGRVTCRRTGRFGILDAEVATPLAMVLTEILQNALEHAFGEGEQGTVEVSAVRGGGSRDDARLLITVQDDGRGLPEGFDPHRAGNLGLQIVRTLVEGELGGSFDMVPAPERGTRVVLDIPVKPQK; the protein is encoded by the coding sequence ATGAACGACCTCGTCCGCCAGCACACCGCTCTGAGTGACACCGACCTCGAGTGGCTCCATCTGCTGGTCTCGGAGTGGCAGCTGCTCTCCGACCTGTCCTTCGCCGACCTCGTCCTGTGGGTCCCCACCCTGGACGGGACCCGCTATGTCTCCGTCGCGCAGATGCGGCCCAACACGGGCCCCACCTCGTACCAGGACGACATGGTCGGCCATCTCGTCCCGCGCGGCCGCAGGCCGCTGCTCGACGCCGCCCTCGACGAGGGGCGCATCGTGCGCGAGGGCGATCCCGAGTGGCGCGAGGAGGTGCCCGTCCGGGTCGAGTCGATTCCCGTACGGCGCGAAGGCCGCGTCCTCGGTGTCATCGCCCGCAACACCAACCTCCTCACCGTCCGCACCCCCTCCCGCCTGGAGCTCACCTACCTTCAGTCGGCCTCCGACCTGGCCCAGATGATCGCGGCGGGGTCGTTCCCCTTCCCCGGCCAGCAGGTCGACATGGACGCGTCCCCCCGTGTCGGCGACGGCATGATCCGGCTCGACGCGGACGGCGTCGTCCAGTACGCCAGCCCCAACGGCCTCTCCGCCTACCACCGTCTGGGCCTCGCCCACGACCTCGTCGGCCAGCACCTCGGCAGGCTCACCGCCGAACTGGCCCCCTCCCGCGGCCCCGTGGACGAGGCCCTGGAGAAGCTGGCCAGCGGTTACGCGCCCCGCGAGACCGAGGTCGAGGGCAACGGCGGCGTCATCCAGCTGCGCGCCATCCCGCTAGCCCCCAAGGGGAGCCGGATCGGCTCGCTCGTCCTTCTGCGCGACGTCACGGAACTCCGCCGCCGCGAGCGTGAGTTGATCACCAAGGACGCCACCATCCGGGAAATCCACCACCGGGTGAAGAACAACCTCCAGACGGTGGCGGCCCTTCTGCGCCTCCAGTCGCGGCGCATGGATTCCGAACAGGGCAGGGACGCGCTCAACGAGGCGGTCCGCCGCGTCGGTTCGATCGCCATCGTGCACGAGACGCTTTCGCAGAATCTCGACGAGCGCGTCGAATTCGACGAGATCGCCGACCGCGTCATCGCGATGGTCGCGGAAATCTCCCCGGGCCGGGTCACCTGCCGCCGTACGGGCCGCTTCGGAATACTCGACGCGGAAGTCGCGACCCCGCTCGCCATGGTGCTGACGGAAATTCTGCAGAACGCCCTGGAACACGCCTTCGGAGAGGGCGAGCAGGGCACGGTCGAGGTGTCCGCCGTACGCGGTGGAGGCTCCCGCGACGATGCCCGGCTGCTCATCACCGTCCAGGACGACGGCCGCGGACTGCCCGAGGGATTCGACCCGCACCGGGCCGGCAATCTGGGGCTGCAGATCGTACGGACGCTGGTGGAGGGCGAGTTGGGCGGCTCCTTCGACATGGTTCCGGCCCCGGAGCGCGGCACCCGCGTCGTACTCGACATCCCGGTCAAGCCCCAGAAGTAG
- a CDS encoding WhiB family transcriptional regulator: MDWRHNAVCREEDPELFFPIGNTGPALLQIEEAKAVCRRCPVMEQCLQWALESGQDSGVWGGLSEDERRAMKRRAARNRARNATA, translated from the coding sequence ATGGACTGGCGTCACAACGCCGTTTGTCGTGAGGAAGACCCGGAGCTGTTCTTCCCCATCGGCAACACCGGTCCCGCGCTGCTGCAGATCGAGGAAGCCAAGGCCGTCTGCCGCCGCTGCCCCGTCATGGAGCAGTGCCTGCAGTGGGCGCTCGAGTCCGGCCAGGACTCCGGCGTCTGGGGTGGCCTCAGCGAGGACGAGCGCCGCGCGATGAAGCGCCGTGCCGCTCGCAACCGGGCGCGCAACGCGACCGCCTGA
- a CDS encoding diacylglycerol/lipid kinase family protein → MRALLVVNPAATTTSARVRDVLIHALASEMKLEAITTEYRGHARDLGRRAAESKDIDLVVALGGDGTVNEVVNGLLHNGPDLERLPGLAVVPGGSTNVFARALGLPNDAVEATGAILDALRERSERTVSLGLAAGTPGTEDEGVPARWFTFCAGLGFDAGVVGRVEQQRERGKRSTHALYVRQVVRQFLDEPRRRHGAITLERPGEDPVTDLVLSIICNTSPYTYLGNRPMYASPEASFETALDVLSLSKLSPTAAARYGTQLLTSTPERGPHGKHAVSLHDLTDFSLHSKVPLPFQMDGDHLGLRTSVTFTGVRRALRVIV, encoded by the coding sequence ATGCGCGCTCTCCTCGTGGTCAATCCTGCTGCCACCACTACCAGTGCGCGCGTACGCGACGTGCTCATCCACGCCCTCGCCAGCGAGATGAAGCTGGAGGCGATCACCACCGAGTACCGCGGCCATGCCCGGGACCTCGGCCGCCGGGCGGCGGAGAGCAAGGACATCGACCTGGTCGTCGCTCTGGGTGGCGACGGCACGGTCAACGAGGTCGTGAACGGCCTCCTGCACAACGGCCCCGACCTGGAGCGCCTGCCGGGCCTCGCGGTCGTCCCCGGCGGCTCCACCAATGTCTTCGCCCGCGCGCTGGGGCTGCCGAACGACGCCGTGGAGGCGACCGGCGCGATCCTGGATGCGCTGCGTGAGCGCAGTGAGCGCACCGTCAGCCTCGGTCTGGCGGCCGGTACGCCCGGCACGGAGGACGAAGGGGTCCCGGCGCGCTGGTTCACCTTCTGTGCGGGGCTCGGTTTCGACGCGGGCGTAGTGGGGCGGGTCGAACAGCAGCGGGAGCGCGGCAAGCGATCGACGCACGCGCTGTACGTACGTCAGGTCGTACGCCAGTTCCTGGACGAGCCGCGCCGGCGGCACGGTGCGATCACCCTGGAGCGCCCCGGCGAGGACCCGGTCACCGACCTCGTCCTGTCCATAATCTGCAACACCTCCCCCTACACCTACCTGGGCAATCGCCCGATGTACGCCTCTCCCGAGGCGTCCTTCGAGACCGCCCTGGACGTGCTCTCGCTCTCGAAGCTTTCGCCCACCGCGGCGGCTCGCTACGGCACTCAGCTGCTCACTTCCACACCCGAACGCGGTCCGCACGGAAAGCACGCAGTTTCCCTGCACGACCTCACCGACTTCTCCTTGCATTCCAAGGTTCCACTGCCGTTTCAGATGGACGGCGACCACCTGGGACTGCGTACGAGCGTGACGTTCACAGGCGTACGCCGTGCACTGCGTGTGATTGTGTGA
- a CDS encoding RNA polymerase sigma factor SigF, with product MRDKVSSGSIPEQQARPHPVDGLLDAAEQAQAEQAGPMSEQQHEHHERKEPRDPRDRSAAREMFIELGKLPDGSAEKAELRNQLVRMHLPLVEHLARRFRNRGEPLDDLTQVATIGLIKSVDRFDPERGVEFSTYATPTVVGEIKRHFRDKGWAVRVPRRLQELRLSLTTATAELSQQHGRSPTVHELAERLGISEEEVLEGLESANAYSTLSLDVPDTDDDSPAVADTLGADDEALEGVEYRESLKPLLEDLPPREKRILLLRFFGNMTQSQIAQEVGISQMHVSRLLARTLAQLREKLLVEE from the coding sequence GTGAGGGACAAGGTGAGCTCGGGCTCGATCCCGGAGCAGCAGGCCCGGCCGCACCCGGTGGATGGACTTCTCGACGCCGCAGAGCAGGCGCAGGCAGAGCAGGCGGGTCCTATGAGCGAGCAGCAGCACGAGCACCACGAGCGGAAAGAACCACGCGATCCGCGCGACCGCAGTGCAGCGCGGGAGATGTTCATCGAGCTGGGCAAGCTTCCCGACGGATCGGCGGAGAAGGCCGAGCTGCGCAACCAGCTGGTGCGGATGCACCTGCCCCTGGTCGAGCACCTCGCACGCCGGTTCCGCAATCGCGGCGAGCCGCTGGACGACCTCACGCAGGTCGCCACGATCGGCCTGATCAAGTCGGTGGACCGCTTCGACCCGGAGCGCGGCGTGGAGTTCTCCACGTACGCGACACCCACGGTCGTCGGCGAGATCAAACGTCACTTCCGTGACAAGGGCTGGGCGGTACGGGTACCGCGCCGCCTCCAGGAGCTGCGTCTTTCGCTGACGACGGCCACCGCGGAACTCTCCCAGCAGCACGGCCGTTCCCCCACGGTCCACGAGCTGGCGGAGCGCCTCGGCATCTCGGAGGAGGAGGTCCTGGAGGGCCTGGAGTCGGCCAACGCCTACTCCACGCTGTCGCTGGACGTCCCCGACACGGACGACGACTCCCCCGCGGTCGCGGACACCCTGGGCGCGGACGACGAGGCGCTGGAGGGCGTCGAGTACCGCGAGTCGCTGAAGCCGCTGCTCGAGGATCTCCCGCCGCGGGAGAAGCGGATCCTGCTGCTGCGCTTCTTCGGCAACATGACCCAGTCGCAGATCGCGCAGGAGGTCGGCATCTCGCAGATGCACGTCTCCCGCCTCCTCGCCCGGACGCTCGCGCAGTTGCGCGAGAAGCTCCTGGTCGAGGAGTAG
- a CDS encoding anti-sigma regulatory factor, which translates to MSPIAGEPGNQDFVEVRLPAAGAYLSVLRTATAGLAARLDFTLDEIEDLRIAVDEACAILLQQAVPGSVLSCVFRLIDDSLEVTVSAPTTDGRAPERDTFAWTVLSALAGQVDATVAEDRTVSISLYKKRGAGPGPA; encoded by the coding sequence GTGTCCCCTATCGCAGGCGAGCCCGGGAATCAGGACTTCGTGGAAGTCCGGCTGCCGGCTGCGGGTGCTTACCTGTCGGTGCTGCGTACGGCGACCGCCGGCCTCGCAGCGCGTCTGGACTTCACCCTCGACGAGATCGAGGACTTGCGCATCGCGGTCGACGAGGCGTGCGCGATCCTGCTTCAGCAGGCCGTGCCCGGCTCGGTGTTGAGCTGTGTGTTCCGGCTGATCGACGACTCCCTCGAGGTGACCGTCTCGGCTCCCACGACCGACGGCCGCGCCCCGGAGCGCGACACCTTCGCCTGGACGGTGCTCTCGGCGCTCGCAGGACAGGTCGACGCCACGGTCGCCGAGGACCGTACGGTCTCCATCAGCCTGTACAAGAAGCGCGGCGCGGGACCCGGGCCGGCGTGA
- a CDS encoding UBP-type zinc finger domain-containing protein, producing the protein MSECQHTAELPRPEPAPLNDTCPECLAVGSHPVQLRLCLVCGHVGCCDSSPFQHATLHFKETGHAVMRSFEPGESWRWCFVDGSIV; encoded by the coding sequence ATGAGCGAGTGCCAGCACACAGCCGAACTGCCGCGCCCCGAGCCCGCACCCCTGAACGACACCTGCCCGGAGTGCCTGGCTGTGGGATCGCACCCCGTCCAGCTGCGGCTCTGCCTGGTCTGCGGCCACGTCGGCTGCTGCGACTCGTCGCCGTTCCAGCACGCGACCCTGCACTTCAAGGAGACCGGTCACGCGGTGATGCGGAGCTTCGAGCCGGGCGAGAGCTGGCGCTGGTGCTTCGTCGACGGTTCGATCGTCTGA
- a CDS encoding Na+/H+ antiporter, translating to MDALPLVALVAGSAIVAGVARRTPVPAPLMLVAVGLIAAYVPGVPEYTLDPGIVLPLVLPPLLYTAAVDSSYLDLRANFRPVALLSVGYVLFATLAVGWLAYLLIPDLPLTAALVLGAVIAPPDAVAATAIARKVGLPSRITTILQGESLVNDATAITAYKVALAAAVGEGASWAGGIEEFALAAVGGVGVGLILMVPLHWLRTHLKEALLQNTLSLLIPFVAYAAAEHVHASGVLAVVVVALYLGHRSWQVDFATRLQEEAVWKMVSFILESVVFALIGLQLRFVLKGLGEYEGWVAGWYAVAVFVLVVAVRFVWVYPATFLPRVLSERIREREPDTDWKAPLIVGWAGMRGVVSLAIAFSIPLTVDGEDFPARNLVLFLTFTTVIGTLVVQGLTLPPLIRLLKIPGRDAHAETLAEAQAQSEASRAAEERLDVLLADEENALPQPLADRLRTVLERRRNAVWERLGAVNAVTGESADETYRRLAREMIEAERAVFVELRDGRRIDDEMLRTLLRRLDLEEAAAYREAAD from the coding sequence ATGGATGCATTGCCGCTGGTGGCACTGGTGGCGGGAAGCGCCATCGTGGCGGGGGTGGCGCGGCGGACGCCGGTGCCCGCGCCGCTGATGCTGGTCGCGGTGGGGCTGATCGCCGCGTATGTGCCGGGGGTGCCCGAGTACACGCTCGATCCCGGGATCGTGCTGCCGCTGGTGCTGCCGCCGCTGCTCTACACGGCCGCGGTCGATTCCTCGTATCTGGACTTGCGGGCCAATTTCCGGCCCGTGGCGCTGCTTTCGGTGGGGTACGTGCTCTTCGCGACGCTGGCCGTGGGGTGGCTGGCGTATCTGCTCATTCCCGATCTGCCGCTGACTGCTGCATTGGTGCTGGGCGCCGTCATCGCGCCGCCGGACGCGGTGGCGGCGACGGCGATCGCGCGGAAGGTGGGGCTGCCTTCGCGGATCACGACGATCCTGCAGGGCGAATCACTGGTGAACGACGCGACGGCCATCACCGCGTACAAGGTGGCGCTCGCGGCCGCGGTGGGGGAAGGGGCCAGCTGGGCGGGCGGGATCGAGGAGTTCGCGCTGGCGGCCGTGGGGGGTGTGGGGGTCGGGCTGATCCTGATGGTGCCGCTGCACTGGCTGCGTACGCATCTGAAGGAAGCCCTGCTGCAGAACACGCTGTCGCTGCTGATCCCGTTCGTCGCGTACGCGGCGGCCGAGCATGTGCATGCGTCCGGGGTGCTGGCGGTTGTGGTGGTGGCGCTGTATCTGGGGCACCGGTCGTGGCAGGTCGACTTCGCGACGCGGCTCCAGGAGGAGGCCGTGTGGAAGATGGTCTCCTTCATCCTGGAGTCGGTCGTCTTCGCGCTCATCGGGCTGCAGTTGCGGTTCGTGCTGAAGGGGCTCGGGGAGTACGAGGGGTGGGTCGCCGGGTGGTACGCGGTGGCCGTCTTCGTGCTGGTGGTGGCGGTGCGGTTCGTGTGGGTGTACCCGGCGACCTTCCTGCCGCGGGTGCTGTCGGAGCGCATCCGTGAGCGCGAGCCCGACACGGACTGGAAGGCCCCGCTGATCGTGGGGTGGGCCGGGATGCGGGGCGTGGTCTCGCTGGCCATTGCCTTCTCGATCCCGCTGACGGTGGACGGGGAGGACTTCCCGGCGCGGAACCTGGTGCTTTTCCTTACGTTCACGACCGTGATCGGGACCCTGGTGGTGCAGGGGCTGACGCTGCCGCCGCTGATCCGGCTGCTGAAGATCCCGGGGCGCGATGCCCATGCCGAGACGCTGGCCGAGGCGCAGGCGCAGAGCGAGGCGTCGCGGGCGGCGGAGGAGCGTCTGGATGTGCTGCTCGCGGACGAGGAGAACGCGCTGCCGCAGCCGCTGGCGGACCGGCTGCGTACGGTCCTGGAGCGGCGGCGCAACGCGGTGTGGGAGCGGCTGGGGGCGGTGAACGCGGTGACGGGGGAGAGCGCGGACGAGACGTACCGGCGGCTGGCTCGGGAGATGATCGAGGCGGAGCGGGCGGTGTTCGTGGAGCTGCGGGACGGGCGGCGGATCGACGACGAGATGCTGCGGACGCTGCTGCGGCGGCTGGACCTGGAGGAGGCGGCGGCGTACCGGGAGGCGGCGGATTAG